AACAACCAGGTCGTGCTCGAGTCGATGACCTTCCCCGAGCCCGTCATCGAGGTCGCCATCGAGCCGAAGACGAAGGCCGACCAGGAGAAGCTCGGCACGGCCATCCAGAAGCTGGCCGAGGAGGACCCGACGTTCCGCACCGAGCAGAACATCGAGACCGGCCAGACCGTCATCAAGGGCATGGGCGAGCTGCACCTCGACATCCTCGTCGACCGCATGAAGCGCGAGTTCAACGTCGAGGCCAACGTCGGCAAGCCGCAGGTGGCCTACCGCGAGACGATCAAGCGCACGATCGAGAAGTACGACTACACCCACAAGAAGCAGACGGGTGGCTCGGGTCAGTTCGCGAAGATCCAGATCAGCCTCGAGCCCCTCGAGGTCACGCCCGAGACGAGCTACGAGTTCGTCAACGCCGTCACCGGTGGTCGCGTTCCGCGCGAGTACATCCCCTCGGTCGACGCGGGCATCCAGGACGCGATGCAGGTCGGCGTGCTCGCCGGCTTCCCGACGGTGGGTGTCAAGGCGACCCTCATCGATGGTGCCTCGCACGACGTCGACTCTTCGGAGATGGCGTTCAAGATCGCCGGCTCGATGGCCTTCAAGGAGGCTGCGCGCAAGGCGAACCCCGTGCTCCTCGAGCCGCTCATGGCGGTCGAGGTGCGCACCCCCGAGGAGTACATGGGCGACGTCATCGGCGACCTGAACTCCCGTCGTGGTCAGATCCAGTCGATGGATGACGCGACGGGCGTGAAGGTCGTCCGCGCCCTCGTGCCGCTGTCCGAGATGTTCGGGTACGTGGGCGACCTGCGGTCGAAGACCTCGGGCCGCGCCGTCTACTCGATGACGTTCGACAGCTACGCGGAGGTCCCGAAGGCCGTCGCCGACGAGATCGTCCAGAAGAACAAGGGCGAGTAATCACCCGACCTGCGAGGGCTCGCCGAGCCTGAGTACGATACATACACACCAAACCGCGCGGCGTCTGAACACCGGATGCTGGGCAAACAAGTCCTGAGGAGGACCCACAGTGGCTAAGGCCAAGTTCGAGCGGAGCAAGCCGCACGTCAACATCGGAACCATCGGTCACGTCGACCACGGCAAGACCACGCTCACCGCCGCCATCTCGAAGGTGCTTGCTGACAAGTACCCCTCGGCGACCAACGTCCAGCGCGACTTCGCCTCGATCGACTCGGCTCCCGAGGAGCGTCAGCGCGGCATCACGATCAACATCTCGCACGTCGAGTACGAGACGCCGAAGCGCCACTACGCGCACGTCGACGCTCCCGGCCACGCCGACTACATCAAGAACATGATCACCGGTGCGGCGCAGATGGACGGCGCGATCCTCGTGGTCGCGGCGACCGACGGCCCGATGGCGCAGACGCGTGAGCACGTGCTGCTCGCCAAGCAGGTCGGCGTGCCGTACCTGCTCGTCGCCCTCAACAAGAGCGACATGGTCGACGACGAGGAGATCCTCGAGCTCGTCGAGATCGAGGTTCGCGAGCTGCTCTCGAGCCAGGGCTTCGACGGCGACAACGCTCCCGTCGTGCGCGTCTCGGGCCTCAAGGCCCTCGAGGGCGACGAGAAGTGGACCCAGTCCATCCTCGACCTCATGGACGCCGTCGACGAGTCGGTGCCGGACCCGGTGCGCGACAAGGACAAGCCGTTCCTCATGCCGATCGAGGACGTCTTCACGATCACCGGCCGTGGCACGGTCGTGACGGGTCGCGCCGAGCGCGGCACCCTCGCGATCAACTCCGAGGTCGAGATCGTCGGTATCCGCCCGACGCAGAAGACGATCGTCACGGGTATCGAGATGTTCCACAAGCAGCTCGACGAGGCGTGGGCCGGCGAGAACTGCGGTCTCCTGCTCCGTGGCACCAAGCGCGAGGACGTCGAGCGCGGCCAGGTCGTCGTGAAGCCGGGTTCGGTTACGCCGCACACGAACTTCGAGGGCACCGCGTACATCCTCTCGAAGGACGAGGGTGGCCGTCACAACCCCTTCTACACGAACTACCGCCCGCAGTTCTACTTCCGCACCACCGACGTCACCGGCGTCATCTCGCTGCCCGAGGGCACCGAGATGGTCATGCCCGGCGACACCACCGACATGGTCGTTGAGCTGATCCAGCCCATCGCCATGGAGGAGGGCCTCGGCTTCGCCATCCGTGAGGGTGGCCGCACCGTCGGCGCC
The sequence above is a segment of the Microcella humidisoli genome. Coding sequences within it:
- the tuf gene encoding elongation factor Tu yields the protein MAKAKFERSKPHVNIGTIGHVDHGKTTLTAAISKVLADKYPSATNVQRDFASIDSAPEERQRGITINISHVEYETPKRHYAHVDAPGHADYIKNMITGAAQMDGAILVVAATDGPMAQTREHVLLAKQVGVPYLLVALNKSDMVDDEEILELVEIEVRELLSSQGFDGDNAPVVRVSGLKALEGDEKWTQSILDLMDAVDESVPDPVRDKDKPFLMPIEDVFTITGRGTVVTGRAERGTLAINSEVEIVGIRPTQKTIVTGIEMFHKQLDEAWAGENCGLLLRGTKREDVERGQVVVKPGSVTPHTNFEGTAYILSKDEGGRHNPFYTNYRPQFYFRTTDVTGVISLPEGTEMVMPGDTTDMVVELIQPIAMEEGLGFAIREGGRTVGAGTVTKIIK